In Candidatus Glassbacteria bacterium, the DNA window CTGGGACTGCGCTACAGGCCGTCGGAAAAACTCTCCTTCGAAATTGCCCGTTACAGCGGAGACCCGGCGCTGCTGGCGCAGGGGGATGGTTCCGGTTCATTGCCGGTCGTGCTGTCGGGCCTCGACAGCCTGACAGTGTCCGGCAAGTTCTGGCAGGTCGGGGCGCGCTGGATGTTCGGCGGCCTGGGTGGGGTGCCGCTGCTGGGCGGAATGGACAACTACCTCTACGGCGGCCTGGGTTTCCTGACCCTGCAACCGACGACAGCCGGATTTGCCGGCAGCCAGAACCTGTGGGGGCCGGTACTGGGCTGGGGTTTCTCCGGGGGCCTGTTCTCATCGCTCTCGCTCGATGCCGGTCTCAGGGTTTTCCTGACCCAGACCGAAGTCACCGACATCCGCTTTTCCGGCCAGCAGCTTCTGCAGACCAAGAGCGTGTTTCTCGCCAACCTCGGTTTCGCCGGAGGTGTGAGTTGGCGATTCTGACCAGATTTATTGCCGGAGCGGCTGTTGTCGGGATGGCAATCACGTTATCCGGTTGTGGCGGCGGCACCCTGACCACCGCGGCCTCCAATATTATCGATACCCAGCGGCGGGCGAACCTGACCCGCGACAGGCTGACCGGCGTCTGGAACGGAAAGGTGACTTCCACCGACGGGATCGGCAGTCAGAGTATCGTGATGGTGTTCGCCCAGGGCGAGGGGTTCACCCTGGACGGCAGCATCCTGGTGGGCACCGATATCAGGATCGGCGGCGCCGTGGTCCGCGACACTTTCGCGCTGGTCAACGGAGTCTTCAAGGAAGGGGACCTCCGGTTCAACCTCGCCGATGACCCGGCTGCCCCGGTAGTGGTCTCCGGCGGCAACCCCGTGCTGTTCACCGGCCTGCTGAGCGAAAACGGCTACATGAGCGGCGAGATATCCGCCGCCGGCGGGCTTCTGGGCTTCTGGGAAGCACTGTTCAGCTCCGAGGACGAGACCCCGCCCGATACCGGCCAGGGTGGGACCCCACCGGCGGCCCTCTGATTTTCCAGCGGCCTTTCTTATTCCGAATCCCTGTCAGAGTAGTAAGTCGGTAAACTAAAATCCTCACTGCACCGTGTCCCTGCCTGATTGACTCCGTTGTCCAATTTACGTATAATCAACTGATTTTTCCTTGCACGCGCCCCGGCAACGCAGATCACAACGGTAGGAGACGGTGAACGACAGTTTCCACAGATTCTTTTATCTCCGCTTTCAGCCGGCAGCCCGGATGGTTTGCGCCCTGCTCCTGTTCATGCTTTTCCCGGTAATCCGGCTCCATGCGATCCGGTACGATCCGGACAACAGGGGCGACGGCGGCCAGCCTCCGCTGCAGGAAGCCGTGGCCGATACCCTGGAACCCAACGACGACCCCTCGGAGGCCGCGGTGCTGTTCTGGGGCAGTGGAGAAAGAGACAACGAGGCTGTGTCCGGACCGGCGCTGATCGCAAGCGGGCTGGACCTGGATTTCTACCGGATCGAACTCGCCGCCGGCGATTCGCTTCGCGCTCTCGTCACGGTGCCGCCCGAGGCCGACCCCGCGCTGAATCCGTCGCTGAGTATCATGGACTCCGCCGGGACCGTGATCGCCGGCGACCTGACCTCGCCGGGAGAAGCTTCGGTAGCGGCCTCATACAATGGTTCCTACCTGCTGCTGGTAACCGACCGCTCTTTGCTGGAGGGCAGCCCGTTCGGCGGGCAACCGCGCGAGTACGCTCTGGTGCTGACCCGCCTGCTGCGCCGCGGAGATATCGACGGCAACGGGGAGCTGGATTACCGTGACGCGTTCCTGGTGTTCATGCTCGTCTCGGGCCTGCTCGATCCCGGCTCGGTCGATATCCGGCAGCTGCGGGCGGCTGATGTGGACGGCGACGGCGCCGTGGCGGGCGACATGGACGATTTCCACCTGCTGATGGACCGGATCGGCTACGTACCCGCGCGCGACCCGGATTCCGGCGGCAAGCAGAAGAGCGGCTCCGCAGGGACCACCCTGGCCCTGGCTGACGGTTCGGTGGTGATTGTCTCGCCGGATGGCGGCGTGCGAGCTCTAGCCGGTGGCCTTGCCGGGCAGGCGCTGGCGGCATGGACCGAGCTTAACGCGCAGCTTACGCTGCCGGCCGCGTCCCGTGTTGTTCTGGATCGCAACAGCCCCAACCCGTTCAACCCCTCGACGACGATCTCTTTCACT includes these proteins:
- a CDS encoding T9SS type A sorting domain-containing protein gives rise to the protein MVCALLLFMLFPVIRLHAIRYDPDNRGDGGQPPLQEAVADTLEPNDDPSEAAVLFWGSGERDNEAVSGPALIASGLDLDFYRIELAAGDSLRALVTVPPEADPALNPSLSIMDSAGTVIAGDLTSPGEASVAASYNGSYLLLVTDRSLLEGSPFGGQPREYALVLTRLLRRGDIDGNGELDYRDAFLVFMLVSGLLDPGSVDIRQLRAADVDGDGAVAGDMDDFHLLMDRIGYVPARDPDSGGKQKSGSAGTTLALADGSVVIVSPDGGVRALAGGLAGQALAAWTELNAQLTLPAASRVVLDRNSPNPFNPSTTISFTLPEQAALSLAVYDVRGRLVRLLVSGLYPAGVHRVQWDGADVTGRRAASGIYFYRLAAGRTALTRKMVLVK